The Proteus terrae subsp. cibarius genome contains the following window.
TAATCTTGCCGCGCCACCAACTTGAGTCCCCGGAACTAATAAACCGCTCACCGTCATTGATACTGCTTCATTAAGACGGTTGCTATAAATAAGTTTTATATCATCGCCACTTTTGACTTTGATTGTCGGTCCTGGTGTTGAGCCATTGATCCCCCAAACTTCCGCTTTTTGAGTACCATTAAATGCCCAATGCACATTTTGCAAAGTCAGAAAAAGAGGCTGACCACGGCGAGATTCCAACAATGGCGGTATAGGTAATTGTTTATCATTAACTGATTCAGCACGAACAGAAGAAGATATTGAGCCCAGACATACCGCTAAGCCTGAAGCCTGAATAAACTGGCGACGACTAAATGACATACTTTCTCCGCAACAAAATACAAATATTCCTATCGCATAATCAAAAATGTAGAGACAGGAAAAAAGCTGCTGTGATTTAAAGACAAAAGGACTTAAATGAAATTACGGGAGCATAATAGCGCGGATGTGACATAAATCCTAAAAATAGTTGATAATCTAGTATGTTTTCATTAATTAAAAATGATATAAGCCTGAAAATCAGGCTTATATTGTTATGATCAAAAAAACCAAATAAGTATTAATTTAATTTACCAGGAAAATCACGCTTATTCATTTCTTCAACTTCTTTATCTAGCTCTTCGATTTTCGCTTTCATAATTTGACGACAATCTTCTGCTAATTCTCGAACTTGATCTTTGGTGTATTTTGATACATCAATTGGAGGCAACATTTCAACAATAACGTAGCCATTATTCCAGCGATTTAGCTTAATTTTATCCTGCGTTGTAGAAACACAAACCGGAATAATAGGCACACCTGCTTGGATGGCGGCATGGAATGCACCTGTTTTAAACGGTAAAAGGCCACGACCACGACTACGAGTTCCTTCAGGGAACATCCACACAGAAATCTTCTTTGATTTAATTTGATCAGCAACTTGTGAAATAGTGCCATGTGCTTTAGAGCGATTTGCTCTATCGATCAAAATATTACCGGTTATCCAATACAACTGACCAAAAAAAGGAATGAAAATTAAGCTTTTTTTACCCACGGTTACAGTATTAGGTTGTACTGCATTTGACATCGTCACCATATCAAAATTATTTTGATGGTTTCCGATATAAATACTTGGGCCATAGCTTTCCGCTTCTTTTGGAAAACGCTCAACGAGCTTGATACCAAAAACAGTAGATAACTTGCCGAATAAACGTCCATAAGTCATTACATGTTTA
Protein-coding sequences here:
- a CDS encoding 1-acylglycerol-3-phosphate O-acyltransferase, giving the protein MLAIIRGIIVILYTIIVVTFGMIYCMFSPRNPKHVMTYGRLFGKLSTVFGIKLVERFPKEAESYGPSIYIGNHQNNFDMVTMSNAVQPNTVTVGKKSLIFIPFFGQLYWITGNILIDRANRSKAHGTISQVADQIKSKKISVWMFPEGTRSRGRGLLPFKTGAFHAAIQAGVPIIPVCVSTTQDKIKLNRWNNGYVIVEMLPPIDVSKYTKDQVRELAEDCRQIMKAKIEELDKEVEEMNKRDFPGKLN